In a genomic window of Parambassis ranga chromosome 24, fParRan2.1, whole genome shotgun sequence:
- the LOC114428468 gene encoding C-1-tetrahydrofolate synthase, cytoplasmic-like isoform X2: MLSVAALSLRLGVSGCQGSKRSIATVISGSKTSKVVRDRLRAEVERMRSQVFGFRPSLVVLQVGDRDDSNLYISTKLKAAAEIGIDAKLTRLPNTATQDEVLQSVMAVNEDPSVHGLIVQLPLDSVNHIVTEQITNAISPEKDVDGLSFINAGKLSRGDLKDCFIPCTPNGCMELIRQTGVTVAGKHAVVIGRSKIVGAPMHDLLLWNHATVTTCHSKTPDLPQQVGRADILVVGAGRAEMVRGEWVKEGAVVIDCGINHVSDETKASGKRVVGDVHYSSANQRAGFITPVPGGVGPMTVAMLMENTVQSAQRFLLKMAAR; encoded by the exons ATGTTGTCCGTGGCTGCCCTCTCGCTCCGTCTCGGGGTCTCTGGTTGCCAAGGAAGCAAGCGCTCCATAGCAACCGTCATCTCAGGCAGCAAGACGTCCAA ggtggtGAGGGACAGACTGCGGGCTGAggtggagaggatgaggagtcAGGTCTTTGGGTTCAGACCCAGTCTGGTGGTTCTGCAG gtgggAGACAGAGATGACTCCAACCTGTACATCAGTACCAaactgaaagctgcagctgag ATTGGAATCGATGCGAAACTCACGCGGCTGCCAAACACGGCGACACAGGACGAG GTGCTGCAGAGCGTCATGGCCGTCAACGAGGACCCGTCTGTCCACGGCCTGATCGTCCAGCTCCCTCTGGACTCCGTCAACCACATCGTCACGGAACAGATCACCAACGCCATCAGTCCGGAGAAAGATGTAGACGG tctgagCTTTATTAATGCAGGGAAGTTGTCTCGAGGTGATCTGAAGGACTGTTTCATCCCCTGCACCCCCAACGGCTGCATGGAGCtcatcagacagacag GCGTGACTGTGGCAGGGAAACACGCCGTCGTGATTGGTCGCAGTAAGATCGTTGGCGCTCCGATGCACGACCTGTTGCTATGGAACCATGCCACGGtgaccacctgtcactcaaagacaCCTGACCTGCCTCAACAG GTGGGCCGGGCTGACATCTTGGTGGTGGGGGCGGGCAGAGCGGAGATGGTGAGAGGCGAGTGGGTGAAGGAGGGCGCCGTGGTCATCGACTGCGGAATCAACCACGTCTCAG ACGAGACCAAGGCCAGCGGAAAACGGGTGGTTGGAGATGTCCACTActcctcagccaatcagagagcggGATTCATCACACCTGTCCCAGGAGGGGTGGGGCCGATGACAGTGGCCATGCTCATGGAG AACACGGTGCAGAGCGCTCAGAGATTCCTGCTGAAGATGGCGGCGAGGTGA
- the LOC114428468 gene encoding C-1-tetrahydrofolate synthase, cytoplasmic-like isoform X1: MLSVAALSLRLGVSGCQGSKRSIATVISGSKTSKVVRDRLRAEVERMRSQVFGFRPSLVVLQVGDRDDSNLYISTKLKAAAEIGIDAKLTRLPNTATQDEVLQSVMAVNEDPSVHGLIVQLPLDSVNHIVTEQITNAISPEKDVDGLSFINAGKLSRGDLKDCFIPCTPNGCMELIRQTGVTVAGKHAVVIGRSKIVGAPMHDLLLWNHATVTTCHSKTPDLPQQVGRADILVVGAGRAEMVRGEWVKEGAVVIDCGINHVSDETKASGKRVVGDVHYSSANQRAGFITPVPGGVGPMTVAMLMENTVQSAQRFLLKMAARWNQ; this comes from the exons ATGTTGTCCGTGGCTGCCCTCTCGCTCCGTCTCGGGGTCTCTGGTTGCCAAGGAAGCAAGCGCTCCATAGCAACCGTCATCTCAGGCAGCAAGACGTCCAA ggtggtGAGGGACAGACTGCGGGCTGAggtggagaggatgaggagtcAGGTCTTTGGGTTCAGACCCAGTCTGGTGGTTCTGCAG gtgggAGACAGAGATGACTCCAACCTGTACATCAGTACCAaactgaaagctgcagctgag ATTGGAATCGATGCGAAACTCACGCGGCTGCCAAACACGGCGACACAGGACGAG GTGCTGCAGAGCGTCATGGCCGTCAACGAGGACCCGTCTGTCCACGGCCTGATCGTCCAGCTCCCTCTGGACTCCGTCAACCACATCGTCACGGAACAGATCACCAACGCCATCAGTCCGGAGAAAGATGTAGACGG tctgagCTTTATTAATGCAGGGAAGTTGTCTCGAGGTGATCTGAAGGACTGTTTCATCCCCTGCACCCCCAACGGCTGCATGGAGCtcatcagacagacag GCGTGACTGTGGCAGGGAAACACGCCGTCGTGATTGGTCGCAGTAAGATCGTTGGCGCTCCGATGCACGACCTGTTGCTATGGAACCATGCCACGGtgaccacctgtcactcaaagacaCCTGACCTGCCTCAACAG GTGGGCCGGGCTGACATCTTGGTGGTGGGGGCGGGCAGAGCGGAGATGGTGAGAGGCGAGTGGGTGAAGGAGGGCGCCGTGGTCATCGACTGCGGAATCAACCACGTCTCAG ACGAGACCAAGGCCAGCGGAAAACGGGTGGTTGGAGATGTCCACTActcctcagccaatcagagagcggGATTCATCACACCTGTCCCAGGAGGGGTGGGGCCGATGACAGTGGCCATGCTCATGGAG AACACGGTGCAGAGCGCTCAGAGATTCCTGCTGAAGATGGCGGCGAG GTGGAATCAGTGA
- the LOC114428456 gene encoding uncharacterized protein LOC114428456, with the protein MEDGGDVQQAERVGLKRKLTGPPRLLLGKTRTRSLGEDRAEKTDHSETSANDSTAAAESKAGPTAETESPPEVSCRGRCAGHDIRPRKRRRWWSRLSSAVICIRKKKKTDEESLGQKNRSVPPQGALQEAHAAPLNTTEEDSETVSDERKTWSRFVTASDTEKKPRRDEASKSFQRKLQKFFSRGRHTPPSVPPGDMGDTSTAGVLSRLSEVDEQSAMTDGRQRCADRSPAEVTAEDFKEEAATPADQEAAEVTMETKRVLVELAASEGDQVFPTDVTLDFHDQPSASTHQTSLHLVTNGPSIRIELIPPDDVPQQEDCWEGGSALENHLLLLFHFDHRERQLLQTARSLVRAALNAAVDELTREQQSVHRQPQGYRDHA; encoded by the coding sequence ATGGAGGATGGCGGGGACGTCCAGCAAGCGGAGCGGGTCGGTCTGAAGAGGAAGCTGACTGGTCCACCGAGGCTGCTGCTGGGAAAAACCCGGACCAGGAGTTTGGGCGAGGACCGGGCTGAGAAGACGGACCACAGCGAAACCTCAGCGAAtgactccactgctgctgcagagagcaaAGCCGGGCCGACAGCTGAGACAGAGAGTCCACCTGAAGtgagctgcagggggcgctgtgcgGGCCATGACATCAGACCCAGGAAGAGACGCAGGTGGTGGAGCAGGTTGTCCTCAGCGGTCATTTGcatcaggaagaagaagaagacagatgagGAAAGTTTGGGACAAAAGAACAGGTCTGTTCCaccacagggggcgctgcaggaGGCCCACGCCGCTCCACTGAAtaccacagaggaagacagtgagACGGTGTCTGACGAGAGGAAGACTTGGTCGAGATTTGTGACTGCGTCTGACACTGAGAAGAAACCGAGAAGAGATGAAGCTTCTAAGAGCTTCCAGAGAAAGCTGCAGAAGTTCTTCAGCAGAGGACGACACACACCACCGTCTGTCCCACCAGGAGACATGGGGGACACAAGCACGGCCGGGGTGTTGTCGCGTTTGTCTGAGGTGGACGAACAGAGCGCCATGACCGATGGGAGGCAGAGGTGTGCGGACAGGTCACCGGCAGAGGTCACAGCGGAGGATTTCAAAGAAGAGGCCGCGACCCCAGCTGATCAGGAGGCTGCTGaggtcaccatggaaacaaagAGAGTGTTAGTGGAGCTGGCGGCTTCAGAGGGAGACCAGGTTTTCCCCACCGACGTCACCCTCGACTTCCATGATCAGCCCTCTGCCTCAACACACCAAACGTCCCTTCACCTGGTGACTAATGGACCCTCCATCCGGATCGAACTCATCCCTCCAGATGACGTCCCTCAGCAGGAGGACTGCTGGGAGGGCGGCTCTGCCTTGGAgaaccacctcctcctcctgttccacTTTGACCATAGAGAGCGCCAGCTGCTTCAGACGGCTCGCTCCCTGGTCCGAGCCGCCCTGAATGCCGCCGTGGACGAGCTGACCCGAGAGCAGCAGAGTGTCCACCGACAGCCACAGGGCTACAGAGATCACGCCTGA
- the zbtb25 gene encoding zinc finger and BTB domain-containing protein 25 isoform X2 encodes MEVPSHSLFLLQQLNVQREFGFLCDCTVAIGNVYFKAHRAVLAAFSNYFKMIFIHQTSECIKIQPTDIQPDVFSYLLHIMYTGMCPKQPVDQSRLQDGIKFLHAYQLCRKPGEGAADTATDVVRMSNLYGIQISSQLPSKDASGVPKTTTVSRAAPEDGRSSVRGGRSHSQLSLAVGLEGVPSDHQASSLRNVCSVASGDDSDISTRIKQERVEEEEDGEAEEGPGAGSPAQGSSPSQGLLFKDRPLVLLCPRCGERCSSPEGLQEHLFSHALDPTRLMEGLSQGGEEEGPPGSQEQLDAGCLEEALRQSQALANQLAAELRRSRGGGGGTSPTPAILHSRKRKIACAVCSLRFSHKSQLQEHMYTHTGKPSRYHRYNRLCSQLFQASAHFCEGAAEPGGGAGGGASVGAPTVLSEEANRDTQDNGSSCYSLDSEISQESVDGVPVE; translated from the exons ATGGAGGTGCCGTCTCACAgcctcttcctgctgcagcagctcaacGTTCAGAGAGAGTTCGGCTTCCTGTGTGACTGCACCGTCGCCATCGGAAATGTCTACTTCAAAGCCCACCGCGCCGTGCTGGCCGCCTTCTCCAACTACTTCAAGATGATCTTCATCCACCAGACCAG TGAGTGCATAAAGATCCAGCCCACAGACATCCAGCCTGACGTCTTCAGCTACCTGCTGCACATCATGTACACCGGCATGTGTCCCAAGCAGCCGGTGGACCAGAGCCGGCTGCAGGACGGCATCAAGTTCCTTCACGCCTACCAGCTGTGCCGCAAACCTGGCGAGGGCGCTGCTGACACTGCCACCGATGTGGTCCGAATGTCCAACCTATATGGCATCCAAATCTCCTCCCAGCTTCCGAGTAAGGACGCATCTGGAGTCCCCAAGACCACCACAGTGTCCCGCGCAGCCCCTGAGGACGGGCGGTCGTCGGTCCGCGGGGGACGGTCCCATTCCCAGCTGTCCCTTGCTGTCGGCCTGGAAGGAGTTCCTTCCGACCACCAGGCCTCATCACTGCGCAACGTCTGCTCTGTGGCGTCTGGAGACGACTCGGACATCTCGACTCGCATCAAGCAGGagcgggtggaggaggaggaggacggtgAGGCGGAGGAGGGCCCCGGAGCAGGGTCTCCAGCTCAGGGCAGCAGTCCCAGTCAGGGCCTCCTCTTCAAAGACCGGCCCCTGGTCCTGCTGTGTCCGCGCTGTGGGGAGCGCTGCTCCTCCCCGGAGGGTCTGCAGGAGCACCTGTTCAGCCACGCCCTTGACCCCACCCGTCTGATGGAGGGTCTGTCACAGGGCGGTGAGGAGGAGGGCCCGCCGGGGTCCCAGGAGCAGCTGGATGCCGGATGTCTGGAGGAGGCTTTGAGGCAGAGCCAGGCGcttgctaaccagctagccgcTGAGCTGAGGAGGAGCCGGGGCGGAGGAGGCGGGACCAGCCCCACCCCCGCCATCCTGCACTCACGCAAACGTAAGATCGCCTGCGCCGTCTGCAGCCTGCGCTTCTCCCACAAGAGCCAGCTGCAGGAGCACATGTACACCCACACCGGCAAGCCGTCCCGCTACCACCGCTACAACCGCCTCTGCAGCCAGCTCTTCCAGGCCTCCGCCCACTTCTGTGAGGGCGCCGCAGAGCCAGGAGGAGGAGCCGGGGGCGGAGCCTCGGTAGGCGCCCCCACTGTGCTCTCTGAGGAGGCCAACAGGGACACTCAGGACAACGGCAGCTCCTGCTACTCGCTGGACTCTGAAATCTCCCAGGAGAGCGTGGATGGCGTGCCTGTggagtga
- the zbtb25 gene encoding zinc finger and BTB domain-containing protein 25 isoform X1, with protein MKRLNLPTSDPGGVMEVPSHSLFLLQQLNVQREFGFLCDCTVAIGNVYFKAHRAVLAAFSNYFKMIFIHQTSECIKIQPTDIQPDVFSYLLHIMYTGMCPKQPVDQSRLQDGIKFLHAYQLCRKPGEGAADTATDVVRMSNLYGIQISSQLPSKDASGVPKTTTVSRAAPEDGRSSVRGGRSHSQLSLAVGLEGVPSDHQASSLRNVCSVASGDDSDISTRIKQERVEEEEDGEAEEGPGAGSPAQGSSPSQGLLFKDRPLVLLCPRCGERCSSPEGLQEHLFSHALDPTRLMEGLSQGGEEEGPPGSQEQLDAGCLEEALRQSQALANQLAAELRRSRGGGGGTSPTPAILHSRKRKIACAVCSLRFSHKSQLQEHMYTHTGKPSRYHRYNRLCSQLFQASAHFCEGAAEPGGGAGGGASVGAPTVLSEEANRDTQDNGSSCYSLDSEISQESVDGVPVE; from the exons ATGAAGAGGCTGAACCTGCCCACCTCTGACCCCG GCGGGGTCATGGAGGTGCCGTCTCACAgcctcttcctgctgcagcagctcaacGTTCAGAGAGAGTTCGGCTTCCTGTGTGACTGCACCGTCGCCATCGGAAATGTCTACTTCAAAGCCCACCGCGCCGTGCTGGCCGCCTTCTCCAACTACTTCAAGATGATCTTCATCCACCAGACCAG TGAGTGCATAAAGATCCAGCCCACAGACATCCAGCCTGACGTCTTCAGCTACCTGCTGCACATCATGTACACCGGCATGTGTCCCAAGCAGCCGGTGGACCAGAGCCGGCTGCAGGACGGCATCAAGTTCCTTCACGCCTACCAGCTGTGCCGCAAACCTGGCGAGGGCGCTGCTGACACTGCCACCGATGTGGTCCGAATGTCCAACCTATATGGCATCCAAATCTCCTCCCAGCTTCCGAGTAAGGACGCATCTGGAGTCCCCAAGACCACCACAGTGTCCCGCGCAGCCCCTGAGGACGGGCGGTCGTCGGTCCGCGGGGGACGGTCCCATTCCCAGCTGTCCCTTGCTGTCGGCCTGGAAGGAGTTCCTTCCGACCACCAGGCCTCATCACTGCGCAACGTCTGCTCTGTGGCGTCTGGAGACGACTCGGACATCTCGACTCGCATCAAGCAGGagcgggtggaggaggaggaggacggtgAGGCGGAGGAGGGCCCCGGAGCAGGGTCTCCAGCTCAGGGCAGCAGTCCCAGTCAGGGCCTCCTCTTCAAAGACCGGCCCCTGGTCCTGCTGTGTCCGCGCTGTGGGGAGCGCTGCTCCTCCCCGGAGGGTCTGCAGGAGCACCTGTTCAGCCACGCCCTTGACCCCACCCGTCTGATGGAGGGTCTGTCACAGGGCGGTGAGGAGGAGGGCCCGCCGGGGTCCCAGGAGCAGCTGGATGCCGGATGTCTGGAGGAGGCTTTGAGGCAGAGCCAGGCGcttgctaaccagctagccgcTGAGCTGAGGAGGAGCCGGGGCGGAGGAGGCGGGACCAGCCCCACCCCCGCCATCCTGCACTCACGCAAACGTAAGATCGCCTGCGCCGTCTGCAGCCTGCGCTTCTCCCACAAGAGCCAGCTGCAGGAGCACATGTACACCCACACCGGCAAGCCGTCCCGCTACCACCGCTACAACCGCCTCTGCAGCCAGCTCTTCCAGGCCTCCGCCCACTTCTGTGAGGGCGCCGCAGAGCCAGGAGGAGGAGCCGGGGGCGGAGCCTCGGTAGGCGCCCCCACTGTGCTCTCTGAGGAGGCCAACAGGGACACTCAGGACAACGGCAGCTCCTGCTACTCGCTGGACTCTGAAATCTCCCAGGAGAGCGTGGATGGCGTGCCTGTggagtga
- the zbtb1 gene encoding zinc finger and BTB domain-containing protein 1 codes for MARPSHSDHVLQQLNNQREWGFLCDCLIAIGDIYFRAHKAVLAACSSYFRMMFIRDQQGAGRLDLSNLQISAECFDLILQLMYLGRIVVGSYEFEELKASMAYLQMYYIPDSLEDLRDIRSSNLTPSSSASSSSSSSSSTGPAGGKMMFGVRMYEQQGPAATEGERIPKTGSGSGVHPAAPAAVSRPAVEEEVVTTPLIVAAVSNRAAEQPCDLRKRSGGRSSALKDRPRFGRTYTCDDCGFVFSCEKLLIEHILTCTNRKAYHPPRGNAEGDNDSTKAESSASESTEEQRLICKGEDDWSEAKANSDRTIRSVAAGTDGEAGSTRSIKTEPEESIFPEIEVVRIGEHSRRDCRTRFSDATHKDLMKEQTGSDREPEPSVSGLENSSEPFEGHMLSSDDSGIPAKLRKVKEEKADADCAPCELCGALLTEEDKSAHYLSNHMGHICACGRCGQVLIKGRQLQEHAERCGESHGAESDSHGEDEASLLEEPQGMEEGLLEAADLACPHCGLLLQNESLALEHALSCHDQELFRPVMLEEGGEPDHRRKHFCSICGKGFYQRCHLREHYTVHTKEKQFTCQTCGKQFLRERQLRLHTDMHKGMARYVCPVCDQGTFLKHDHVRHMISHLSAGETICQVCFQIFPGGEQLEKHMDVHLYICGVCGEKFRLRKDMRSHYNSKHTKRL; via the coding sequence ATGGCGAGGCCGAGCCACAGCGATCACGTCCTCCAGCAGCTCAACAACCAGCGCGAGTGGGGCTTCCTGTGCGACTGCCTCATCGCCATCGGGGACATCTACTTCAGGGCGCACAAGGCTGTCCTGGCGGCTTGCAGTTCATACTTCAGGATGATGTTCATCcgagaccagcagggggcgggCCGCCTGGACCTCAGCAACCTGCAGATCAGCGCCGAGTGCTTCGACCTCATCCTGCAGCTCATGTACCTCGGACGCATTGTTGTGGGGAGCTACGAGTTTGAGGAGCTCAAGGCCTCCATGGCGTACCTGCAGATGTACTACATCCCTGACTCACTGGAGGATCTGAGGGACATCAGGAGCTCAAACCTCACCCCGTCCTCCTCggcctcttcatcctcctcgtccagctcctccactggACCTGCCGGTGGAAAAATGATGTTTGGAGTCCGCATGTATGAACAGCAGGGGCCTGCCGCCACAGAGGGGGAGCGTATACCAAAAACTGGCAGCGGCAGCGGCGTGCATCCAGCTGCCCCTGCAGCCGTCAGCAGGCcggcggtggaggaggaggtcgtAACCACTCCTCTGATTGTGGCAGCAGTATCAAATCGAGCAGCTGAGCAGCCGTGTGACCTGAGGAAGAGGTCCGGTGGCAGGAGCTCTGCTCTTAAAGACCGTCCAAGGTTTGGCCGCACCTACACCTGCGATGACTGCGGCTTCGTCTTTAGCTGCGAGAAGCTTTTGATCGAGCACATCCTCACCTGCACGAACCGAAAGGCCTACCATCCACCCAGAGGTAATGCGGAGGGGGACAATGACTCCACTAAAGCCGAGAGCTCCGCCTCCGAGAGCACAGAGGAACAGCGGCTCATCTGTAAAGGCGAGGATGACTGGTCCGAGGCCAAGGCCAACTCTGACCGCACCATTAGGTCGGTGGCAGCCGGGACAGACGGGGAGGCCGGGTCCACCCGGAGCATCAAGACGGAGCCGGAAGAAAGCATTTTCCCAGAGATCGAGGTGGTGCGGATCGGCGAGCACAGCCGCAGAGACTGTAGGACTCGCTTCAGTGACGCCACACATAAAGACCTGATGAAAGAGCAGACGGGCTCAGACCGCGAACCAGAGCCCAGCGTGTCAGGTCTGGAGAACAGCAGCGAGCCTTTTGAAGGTCACATGTTGAGCAGCGATGATTCAGGAATCCCTGCAAAGCTCCGAAAGGTCAAAGAGGAGAAGGCCGACGCCGACTGCGCTCCGTGCGAACTCTGCGGGGCTTTGCTAACAGAGGAGGACAAGTCGGCCCACTACCTGTCCAACCACATGGGGCATATATGTGCATGTGGGAGGTGTGGCCAGGTGCTGATTAAAGGCCGGCAGCTCCAGGAACATGCAGAGCGCTGTGGCGAATCCCACGGCGCAGAGTCGGACTCCCATGGAGAGGATGAAGCGTCGCTGCTGGAGGAGCCACAGGGGATGGAGGAGGGCCTGCTGGAGGCAGCCGACCTGGCCTGCCCTCACTGCGGCCTGTTGCTGCAGAATGAGAGCCTGGCGCTGGAGCACGCGCTGTCCTGTCACGACCAGGAGTTGTTCCGCCCAGTGATGCTGGAGGAGGGCGGCGAACCGGATCACCGCCGCAAACACTTCTGCAGCATTTGTGGCAAAGGCTTCTACCAGCGCTGCCACCTGCGGGAGCACTACACCGTCCACACCAAGGAGAAGCAGTTCACCTGCCAGACCTGCGGCAAGCAGTTCCTACGAGAGCGCCAGCTCAGGCTGCACACCGACATGCACAAAGGCATGGCGCGCTACGTGTGTCCGGTCTGCGACCAGGGAACCTTCCTCAAGCACGACCACGTGCGTCACATGATCTCCCACTTGTCGGCCGGTGAGACCATATGCCAGGTGTGTTTCCAGATCTTCCCTGGCggagagcagctggagaaaCACATGGACGTCCACCTGTACATCTGCGGCGTCTGTGGAGAGAAGTTCCGCCTCCGTAAGGACATGAGGAGCCACTATAACTCCAAGCACACCAAGAGACTATGA